Genomic segment of Candidatus Aegiribacteria sp.:
AGCGATAATGACGGCAGAGGATGTTACGGAGGCGGTCAGGATTCTGCTGAAGCGATATATCTGATTTATCGAACAATAAAACATAATACAGATCGGAGATTTCCTTGAGCAAATTAAGTGAAGTTGAAATTACCAGGGCTATTGTAGACACTTACATGAACAGCTTGCTCGACAACCTTGAGCTGGATGTGGCCGTTACAGGAGGCGGACCTGCAGGACTGACTGCTGCAAGGGAACTGGCTCTCAAGGGTCATAAAGTGGCTCTGTTCGACAGAAAGCTCTCCACCGGGGGCGGCATGTGGGGCGGAGGAATGGGCTATAACGTAATTGTAGTCCAAGAAGAAGGGAAACGTATTCTCGAGGAACTTGGAGTGAGAACATCGCTTTACTCTCCCGGTTACTTCACTGCGAATTCAGTTGAATCCATCGCCACTCTCATAGCGGAAGCATGCAGGGCGGGTGTGTCTATTTATAATCTTTTCTCAGTGGAAGACGTAATGGTGGACCATGAAAGGATCACCGGCGTGGTAGTTAACTCCAGTCCGATTGAAATTGCCGGTCTTCATGTTGATCCCGTTTGTATCTCTGCAAAATATGTGATCGAAGCTACAGGTCATCCGCTTGAGGTTCTGCACACCGTTATTGAAAAGACTGGTTTTAGACTGAGAACTCCTTCCGGCAGCATTGAGGGAGAAAGGTCTATGAACGCTGACATGGGAGAGAAGGCTCTGGCGGAAAACACCGTTGAAATTGTGCCCGGCCTCTTTGTTACCGGTATGGCTGCAAATGCAGCCATGGGAGCCCATCGAATGGGTCCTGTATTCGGTGGTATGCTTCTCTCAGGGAAAATTGCAGCTGAGAAGATTAATGCTTTGTTATCGGGGACGTACCACACTTCTTCAACTTGTGGGTGAAATTAGTAAAGTATCATTAATATAATATCAAAAATCACCAATCGATAGACACATTATCAACGTAAATGACATTAAAGTTTGAAGTCAATATTTGGTCGATAATTATCCGGTGAGGTTACCGGATCCTGAACCCATCCGTTCTCAAATCCCAGATCCTCGAGGGTCTTTACCACTCTTGAATATTCTTCCGGGTTGAGTTTTCTTGAAAGCGGTGGATATCTGTGGGAATTGTGGGCGGGATAGTACTGGGACATCAGGCTTATAAAAACGTCAGTTCCCAGTTCTTCCGCTATGAATCGAAGAACCTCCTCTGTTCCGGAGATATCACCAGGCAACACCAGAAGACGGACTAATAACCCCTTATCAGCCGTTCCCTCTGAATTGATCTGTAGCTTTCCCACCTGCCTGAACATCTCCCTGATGGAGTTCATGGTTGTTTCAGGATAGTTTGGAGTATCGGAATAAATTTTTCCGTATTCGTTGTTCCAGTATTTGAAATCGGGAAGGTATATATCCACAAGGCCATCTAGCAACGCGAGAAGCTCCATGGAATCGTACCC
This window contains:
- a CDS encoding sulfide-dependent adenosine diphosphate thiazole synthase — encoded protein: MNSLLDNLELDVAVTGGGPAGLTAARELALKGHKVALFDRKLSTGGGMWGGGMGYNVIVVQEEGKRILEELGVRTSLYSPGYFTANSVESIATLIAEACRAGVSIYNLFSVEDVMVDHERITGVVVNSSPIEIAGLHVDPVCISAKYVIEATGHPLEVLHTVIEKTGFRLRTPSGSIEGERSMNADMGEKALAENTVEIVPGLFVTGMAANAAMGAHRMGPVFGGMLLSGKIAAEKINALLSGTYHTSSTCG
- a CDS encoding radical SAM protein, which codes for MYTPGYLRLLENGEITSRIMELEKLLEECNLCGRRCGVNRLAGERGYCEAGQVLEVASSCIHAGEEPVLTGDCGVGNIFLGRCNMKCVFCQNHHISQPEGDTPSAWEMSATALAQKLLSFQEEGCPTAGFVSPTHFAPQIFEALSQAAESGFRLPVVYNTNGYDSMELLALLDGLVDIYLPDFKYWNNEYGKIYSDTPNYPETTMNSIREMFRQVGKLQINSEGTADKGLLVRLLVLPGDISGTEEVLRFIAEELGTDVFISLMSQYYPAHNSHRYPPLSRKLNPEEYSRVVKTLEDLGFENGWVQDPVTSPDNYRPNIDFKL